A region of the Pseudomonas sp. A34-9 genome:
AACAGATGAAAGCGGCTGCCGGTTACTTCGACTTCCTGCTCGACACCATTCCGGTGCAGCACGATTTGAATCCGTACCTCGACACCCTGCGCTTTGACGGCGTGCACATTCTGGTCGGTCTGATCGAACCGATCGATCCACCGGTGCACGCCGGCAAACTGGTGATGAGCCGTCGCGTATTGGCCGGTTCGTTGATCGGTGGCGTCGCTGAAACTCAGGAAGTGCTGGATTTCTGCGCCGAGCACAACATCACCTGCGACATCGAAATGCTCGACATCCGCCAGATCAACGAGGCTTATGCGCGCATGATCGCCGGTGATGTGAAGTACCGTTTCGTGATCGACATGGCGACGCTCAAGGTTTAAGCCTGCCCCTTATACCTTCAGGCCGAGCTCCGCCGACAGCCGGGCTGTGACCCCTTTGATCAGGGGAATCAGCTCGGCCATTTTTTCCAGCGGCATGTACGGCACGGTGCTGGCGATGCTGATCGCCGCGACAATGCCCTTGCTCGCATCACGAATCGGCGCCGCCACACAACGGATCGACGGCTCGTTGTCTTCCAGATCGAAGGCGTAGCCACCGGCGACGTACTCGGTCATGCGCTGCTCTAGCTGTTCCCACGACTGTTGGGGATGCTGCGGCCAGAACTGACTTTTCCCACCTGCCGGCAGACTGATGTCGTACAGCCGTTGCCAATCTTTCGGCGAATCATCGAGCATCAACGCCTTGCCAATCCCGGTGCGCGCCAGCGGCATGCGATGGCCGACCCGCGAACGCATTTCCGGGCCATTGCGCCCCGGATTCTTCAGCAGATACAGCACCTCATCGCCTTCACGAATGCCTAAGTGCACGGTGTCACCGGTCAGCGCCGACAACTCGTCCAGATACGGCCCGGCCAGGCTCACCAACGGCAATTCTTCACGAGCCTGAAAACCCAGCTCGATCAGCTTCGGCCCGAGCAGATAACCGACTTGCGGCACCACGCGCAGAAAGCGCTCGTCGACCAGGCAACTGGCCAGACGATGGGTGGTGCTGCGCGTGGTGCCGATCAGCCGGGCAATCTCCTTGAGATCGCGGGCGCCACTGGCCACCGCTTGCACCACACCGAGGCCGCGCAACAGCGTTTGCGTGCCGGTGGGCGCGGCGTCCTTGGTTTTTTCCGGAGCGTCTTCCTGCATATCCAGCCTTTACTGTTGAGCGAGGGAACGGGCGGCATTATGGTCGCCCGACGCAGACCACTACAACTCGATACGCTCGACCTTGCCGACCAGCAGCACATAGGACAATGCGCCGACCAAGGCGAGCACCGCGATGTAGGTGATCGCCGGCGCGAACGAATCGCCGCTGGCGAGGAAACCGATCACGATCGGCGTGGCAATTGCCGACAGATTGCCGATGAAGTTGAACACCCCGCCGGTCAGCCCGAGCAAACGTGCCGGTGCCAGCGTCGACACCAGTGACCAGGTGATCGAGGCCAGGCCATTACCGAAAAATGCCAGCGCCAGAAAAGCAATCACCAGCGGCGTCGACTCGACGAAGTTGGCGCCGATGATCGAGGTGGAAATCAGCAGTCCGCCAATGATCGGCAACTTGCGCGCGAAACCGACGGTGCAGCCGCGACGAATCAGGAAATCGGAAAAGAACCCCGAGCACAGCACACCAATGAACGCAGCAAGAAACGGCAGCGACGCCAACAGGCCGGACTTGATGAAGTCCATGCCGCGATACTTCACCAGATAAGTCGGGAACCACGTGAGGAAAAACCACAGCGTCGAGTTCAGGCAGAACTGGCCGAGATAGATGCCCCACAACTTGCGTTTGGTGAGGACGATGCCGAGATCGGCCCAGCTGAATTTGGCTTTGACCTTGGCGGACTCTTGCTGAATATCGACCAAGCCACCGCCCTCGCGAATCAGGTCGATTTCCGCTTCGTTGGCCCCTTTGAAATCCCGTGGCTCGCGATACACCGCGTACCAGATCGCCGCCCAGATGATGCCCACCGCGCCAGTTGCGACGAAGACCATGTGCCAGCCAAATTCGTGTTGCAACCAGGCCAGTACCGGGGTGAGGAATGCCAGGCCGACGAACTGCCCTGAAGTGTAGAAACCAATCGCCGTGGCGCGCTCACGCTCGGGAAACCACGTCGTGACTACGCGGCTGTTGATTGGATAAGCCGGGGCCTCCAGTGCACCGACCGCCATGCGCAGCACGAACAACGCGATGAAACTGGCGGCGAAACCGAGCATCACCGTGGCCAGCGACCACAGCAGCAGCGCGACGCTATAGAGGATGCGCGGCGGCACGCGATCGACCAGCCAGCCGCCGGGGATCTGCATGGCGGCGTAGGTCCAGCCAAACGCGGAAAAGATCAGGCCGACGTGAATCGGATCGATGCCCAGCTCACTGGTCAGCGCCGGCGCGGCAATCGACAGATTGCTGCGGTCGAGGTAATTGATGACCACGGTGATAAACAGCAACACCATGATGAAAAACCGCTTGCGGCTGGGCGTGACTAAAGACGCCTGCCCGGTGAGGGTTTGCGGTTGCATGGAGAGAGCCTCTTTTTATGTTTATTGAGGTCGGCCTGAGGCCTGCACTGCACCCTGTGGGAGCGAGCCTGCTCGCGAAGACGGCGGCACATCCGGCCTCAATGTGACTGACCTGCCGCATTCGCGAGCAGGCTCGCTCCCACAGGGGGTTGTGGTGTGTCAGAGACAAATCACCACTCGGCAAAACTGCCATCGGCATGGCGCCAGATCGGGTTGCGCCAGCGGTGGCCGACTGCCGCACGCTCAATCACGTATTCTTCGTTGATCTCGATGCCCAACCCCGGTCCGTTTGGAATCTTCACGAAACCTTTGTCGTAATCGAACACCCGCGGATCCTTGACGTAGTCGAGCAAGTCGTTGCTCTCGTTGTAATGGATGCCCAGGCTTTGCTCCTGGATAAACGCGTTGTAACAAGCCGCGTCCAGTTGCAAACACGCCGCCAGCGCAATCGGCCCCAGCGGGCAATGCAGCGCCAGCGCGACGTCGTAGGCTTCGGCCATGTTGGCGATCTTGCGGGTTTCGGTGATGCCGCCGGCGTGGGACGCATCTGGCTGGATGATGTCGACGTAACCTTCGCTCAACACGCGTTTAAAGTCCCAGCGCGAGAACAGGCGCTCGCCGAGGGCAATCGGTGTGCTGGTCAGCGGCGCCAGTTCTTTTAGCGCTTCGTAGTTCTCGCTGAGCACCGGCTCTTCGATAAACATCAGTTTGTACGGATCGAGTTCCTTCATCAGCACCTTGGCCATCGGCTTGTGCACGCGGCCATGGAAGTCGACGCCGATGCCGACGTTAGGGCCGACCGCGTCACGCACGGCGGCGACGTTGGCCAGCGCCAGATCGACTTTCTCGAAGGAATCGAGGAACTGCAGCTCTTCGGTGCCGTTCATTTTCACCGCAGTGAAACCACGGCTCACCGCCTCTTTCGCCGCACGCGCGGTGTCGGCCGGACGGTCGCCACCGATCCACGAATACACACGAATCTTGTCACGCACCTGACCACCAAGCAGATCACTCACCGACACCCCGAGCGCCTTGCCCTTGATGTCCCACAGCGCCTGGTCGATACCGGCCAGCGCGCTCATGTGGATCGCGCCGCCACGGTAGAAACCGCCGCGATAGAGCACGGTCCAGATGTCTTCGATATTGCGTGGGTCTTTGCCGATCAGGTAGTCGGACAATTCTTCGACGGCAGCGGCGACGGTGTGCGCGCGCCCTTCAACGACAGGCTCGCCCCAACCGGTCACGCCCTCGTCGGTTTCGACCTTGAGGAAGCACCAGCGCGGCGGAACGATGAAGGTGGTGAGTTTGGTGATTTTCATCTCTGCTCTCTTTTGTAAATGCAGCTCTTATTAGATGCAGCGCACACAGCGCCAAAAAGTCTTAGCGAAGGGCCTTCCACGCGGCCACATAGGCCTTGGCATTCACCGCCACTTGCTCCGGCGTCATGCCCGGTTTGAACAGGCCGGAGCCGAGGCCGAAACCTTTCACGCCGGCATCGATAAACGCCTGCATGTTGTCCGGCGTGATGCCGCCGACCGGTGCCAGCACCGTGCCGGACGGCAACACCGCGAGCCAGGCTTTGACGACCGCCGGGCCCATCTGCTCGGCCGGGAACAGCTTGAGAATGTCCGCGCCCTCCTCCAGTGCCGCGAAGGCTTCGGTCGGCGTCGCAACGCCGGGCGACAAAAACAGCCCCGCCGCTTTCGCTGCGCGCAACACCTTGGCGTCGCTGTGCGGCATGACGATCACCTGGCCGCCGGCTTCTTTGACCAATTCGACCTGTTCCGGCGTCAGCACCGTGCCGGCACCGATCAGGCAATCGGCGGGCAAGGAATTGCGCAGGATGCGGATACTTTCGTACGGCGAAGGGGAATTGAGCGGTACTTCGATGACGCGAAATCCGGCGGTATACAGGACTTCTCCGACAGCGCCAGCTTCCTGCGGGTGCAGGCCACGCAGGATCGCGATCAGACCGTTTTGCGCCAATGCTTGCTTGAGCATGTCAGGCCTCCAGTCAGGGTTAACGGGATGAGGAATCGATCAGTCCGGCAGCCAGCGCCAGTTGCCACAGGCCACGTTCGGTAGCCTGCTCGGCCAGCGTCACGTTGGCGAAACCACAGGCATCGAGGGCGCGGCGGTAACGCACACAGAGTTGCGCGTTGCCAATAAGGATGATCGAAGGGAGATTCGTCTTCTTGCAGCGACGGCGCTGAACCGTGGCAAGGGCCGCCAGTTCATGCCCGATCATCAGGCCGGACAGATAATCTGCCTGCGCCGTCGGGCTGAGTTCACCGGTCAGGCCCAGGGTGCGGGCGCTGAACAAGGTCGACAGCACGCCCAGCTCACCGTCCGCCGACTGCGCAATCTGCACGCCACGGTCAAACGCCTGAACATCGAACGCTGCGCCTTGCTTCAGGGTGCGGCCGAGAATGCTGTGTTCACTGAGCACGGCGAATACTTCGCCGGTCATGAACGTATCGAAATGGGTGATGCAGCCATCGACCACTTCGACCCATTTCGAGTGACTGCCCGGCAGGCCGATCAACAGATCAGCGCCCGCCTCGTCCGGAAAACTTTGCAACACGCCAAGCACTTGGGTTTCTTCGCCGCGCATCACGTTCGGCAGACGCGAACGCTGAATCACCCCCGGCACGATGTGCACGAGAGTGCCGCGCAGGCTGGTAATTGTTTGTAGGGAGTTTCCGAGATTGGCGACATTCGCCGGCGTCTCGCAGTAGGCCGCCTCACGCCAGCCCTGCGCGCTGCCGACCATACCGCAAGCGATCACCGGCAGATTCGGCTGCGCATCGAGCCAGTCGCCGCACGCCTCGTCGAAGGCCAGTTCAAAACCATCGGCGCATTCGCAACCATTGATGACACGCGGGGCCTTGGGCAACTGCATGATGCCGGACGACAGCGCGCGCTGCTCCAGCACCACACCGCCCGCGGCGAGTTTGTAAGCACGTAATGAGGTCGTCCCCCAGTCGAGCGCGATCAATTGCGCCAGCATCGCTTCACCTGTTTTGTTTTTGGCAGTGAGTGCGACGGACTATAGACCTCTCAAACGACAAATCTCAATATGTAATTTTGCATCCCACATTATGGGATAAAAGGACGTAGAAAAAATTCGTGCGCCGATCCCCCTGTATGCCGGTCGTCGATGATGAAAAAGCAGGCGCTCAGTACTATTGAGCAGGTCCAGATTTCAATAAATCTGCGCTGGGAATATGCATAACATTGGAGAAGTAAGTCTTATAGGTAGTGGAGTGCACTCTGAACACGCAAGAAATAGCGTCTCTGGCAGTCAAAAACGGAGCCAACGTTTCGCCCTTGAGGCGTCTTTCTTCACCCTTACCATCCACCGACTCGTCAAAAATAACATCTGCGCGGTAGAGCAGCGAATTAGCGGAAAGCCTTTCTACAAACCCAAACCCGGATTGCTTTATTTGATGCGACTGAGAAAAATCCAAATCATCCGTTAATGAGCATATAAGCCCCTGCCCAATAGACGATTTAAACAACCCTAGAAGCTCTACATCCGACGAAAAGTAAACTTGATAAATCCCTGTATTGCGAAGCCTCTCAGTCTTTGTGTATTCCAAGTTAGCGACAGGCCGACCATGATTCAAGGAGCAGGCGGAAGCCATCAATATCAAAACCAATAAACTTAGCATCCTCATTAGAACTACCCCTTGGTTCGCTTCAAAATGGATTCCCTTAAAATCTGCCGAGCAGACTTTCCACCGGGCAACTCCCGATCGAACATGAAATTGGCATCTGCGTGATTGATATCAAGGCGCCCCATGACATTCGGCCCCTCGGTGACTTCCCATTGTTCGCCAAAGTCAGCCACGAGGTCGGATAAATTCCAATCGACGGCAGCTGCCCGAATGTTTACCCAATACTCCGCTTTAGGCTTTGGTATTTGCCTGTATATTTTCGAAATACCGCACACAATTTTGCCGTGACCTACAGGGTCTAAAGTAATCAACATTTTTACTTTATACCCACGATCGGTCAAAACAGCAGAGAGGTGCGCACCATTCCAGCCGCCGAGACTATGACCAATAATATAAACAGCCGTACTACAATTTGAAATTTTCCCGATTACATTTTTTCCCAGATCCTCTTCACTCATAAACGCGTTATAGCCAAGAGGCAATGTAGTACAAAACTTTTGAACCTCCAGTTTTTCAATGTCCGCATCGACCATCTTGCGAACATAATCAACATTGTGGTTCGGCCCATCAACATAATACCTTTCCTGATCCCCAGCCCCGCCAACAAGAAAAACCATTACATCTCGCATTGCTACCGCCACCTGCTTGACCGACTGATCAGTTTTACAAGTAAGCGTATGAGTCACTGGTTCTTTCTTTGCCACTGGTGCCGCTGGGGTTTCTGCGGTAGCACTTCCATCTGCCATGTCCGTCACTCCACAAACAGTTTAATAGTTTCAGCCAAGTGCGAACTGACGGTATGGGTGAACCCGAGAGCATCCGTAACGCCTGGCTCCTCACTGCCGTCACCACGCTGGATGGTATAGGGGTGGTATGGCACAGGCTCTCCATCTGCTTCATTCACGACTTGCAACCTGTCAGTAAAATGCACCGGCATCGGCAACAACCCACTAAACGCCGCCCCTCCGCCACTCTGGCCAATAATCACCGTCCCGGAGCCGCCGACCACGACATTGCCGTGCCCGCCGGTGCTATCAAGGGTGGCTGCGTTCAAGCCGTTGATGAACACAGTGCCGGAGACAGCGCCGGTAATCGGACTGCCACACGCAGATTTATCAGTCATACGTGCAGCAGCAAGACCGTCGAAGAAGACGTCGGGCGAGCCGGAAACGATCGGGTTGGTGCCATGGCCCGGCAACGGGCAGGCGGTCGGGTCGGTGATGCGTGCGGCGGGCTTACCACTCAATTCAAAGCTCCTTGCTTCAGAGGTTCCGGATGCGGCTGATGGATATCGATGTCGGTCGCGGCGAAGCGCCAGCGGTTTTCGACGGGGTCGAACAGCGCGTGGCAATGCTCACGGCTGTCTGGGGATGCAGCGCTTTGCAGATGTCGCCAGGCTTCATCGACGTGCCACGCCAGCTCGGCAGGCGTCGCATCGTCCAGCTCGTTGAGCCAAGCGTTGTAGTTGCGCAGGTGATTTCGCTCGTACGTTGATTGCAGCAGATCGGCCATTTGCGTGCCGAGGTCGAGATGATGTCCGGCCGTCCATTGACCGATCTCGGAATAGACGTACCAGCCCATCGGCATCAACGCGCCATCCTTGAGCAGCGAATGCCCGACAGGGGCGACGAAACCGCAACAGATGTGCAGCATCAACCAGCCTTGATGTGCGTCGATAAACGCCGTTGGATCGAAGGTGCGCAACGGTATCACGCGGTAACCGTCGAGCCCGGCACTGCGCGTCATCAACTCGCATCAAGGCATGAAACGAACGCACGAATGGCGGTACCGCCCGTACGGTTTGTCATACAGAGAATGTCCACCGGTTGCCGCTTGGCGTTGTCGCTGGAACCCGAGTTTTTCACCAGGCCGTAAAGGCGCATTGACGCCCGAAGTCCGCTCATCGCCGGTCATTCGTTGACGCAGCGATGGCTCCACGGGCGTGGAGAAGTTGTGCCAGAAGCATTGCAGGTGTCGTCCGTGAGTGCGCAAAAATGGCGCGTAGAATGCCGGACCAGAGCACTCGCGGCAATCGAATCAGTACTGGATTGCCATCACTGTCTTCAGCCTTCGGCAAACTCACGCAGGACCTTGCCGTCCATGCGGTATCGCACCCACTCTTCCTGAGGTTGCGCGCCGAGGGATTTATAGAACTCGATGGCCGGGGTGTTCCAGTCCAGCACGCTCCACTCGAAGCGGCCGCAGTCGTTGTCGCAGGCGATTTTCGCCAGGTGGCGCAGCAGGGTTTTGCCGGCTCCGCCGCCGCGTTGTTCGGGGGTGATGTAGAGGTCTTCGAGGTACAGGCAATTGCTGCCCAGCCAGGTCGAATAGCTGAAGAAAAACACCGCGAAACCGATCGGCACGCCGTCGCGCAGGCAGATCAGCCCGTGAGCGGTAGCGCCTTCGCCGAACAGACTGCGCTCGATGTCGGCGACGCTGGCGATGACTTCGTGGCGGGCCTTTTCGAAATCGGCGAGTTCAGTGATGAAGGCGAGGATTTGCGGCGCATCGCTGGGGGTCGCCGGGCGGATGTCGATCGTCATGGACGGGCCTTGTCGGAAAAAGGAAAACGCCATACTAAGGCGGTGAGCGGCGCTCGTCACATGGCAAAACACACACTACCCTGCGCAATGTTGCAAACACTGCAGTTTCCTGTGGAACTTCGACAATCTGAAAGGATGCTTATGAACCTTGAGTTTTTTACCCCCGTGGAGGCACTGGCAGCAGAGTTACTGCCGCACGCTTTGGAACCGTCCGACGACGGCGCCCACGATCTCGCGCACCTTCAGCGTGTCTGGCACAACGTGCGTACGCTTCATGTAGAAGAAGGTGGTGATCTTGAGGTGTTGCTCGCTGCCGTGCTGCTGCACGATTGTGTAGCCGTCGAAAAGAACTCGCCGCTGCGCGCGCAAGCCTCGCGACTGGCGGCTGAAAAGGCTTCGGCAGTGCTCGCCGCTCTGGACTGGCCCGAAGAAAAAATCACGGCCGTGGTTCACGCCATCGAAGCCCACAGTTTCTCCGCCAACATCGCCCCACGCACCCTCGAAGCAAAAATCGTCCAGGACGCCGACCGGCTCGACTCACTGGGCATGCTTGGCGTCGCCCGCACTTTCTACATCGCCGGGCGCATGGGGTCGGCGCTGTACGACGCGCAGGATCCCGAAGCGAAACAACGCGATTACGACGACAAGCGGTTTTGCCTCGATCATTTCCAGACCAAACTGCTGCACCTCGCCGACGGTTTCCAGACCGCCGCCGGCCAGCGTCTGGCGCAAGTCCGTCATCAACGCCTGAAGGGTTTCATGGAGCAGTTCAAGGAAGAGATTGGCATCGTTTAAGCCGTTACTCCGGCGTGCGCTGAACCTGACTTCGCCAACATCAGACCTAACCCGCTCACCTGGCGTGTTAAACAGACGACGCTGAATTTTTCCGGTCAAGGAAGCGCGTCATGTCGCAAGCCACACCCAAGGTCTCAGGCAAGCTGTTCGGCCTGTTCTGCCTCGCCAGTTACCTGCTCTCGCTGTCCTACGGCTCGACGTTTTTGCTGTCGCTGTTGATCGGCTCTCGCGGCGGCAATGAGCACGATGCCGGTAGTGTGATTTCGGCGGCGATGCTCAGTACGTTTGTCGCGGTGCTGGTGTCCGGGCATCTGTCGGACTGGCTCGGCGCGGCGCGTTCGATTGCCCTGTTTGGTCTGTTGCTGGTGGCGGCGAGTCTGGGCTTTGCGCTGTCACCGGGATTCGGTCATCTGCTGTTGTTTTTCGGTTTGTTGCTGGGATTGGGTTGGGGTGTTTTCTACACCCTGGGGCCGATCATCGTCGCCAGCCTGGTGACCCCGGCGCAGCGTGCGAAGTATTTTGCCTTGCTTTCCGGCAGCATGATGACCGGCATCGGCAGCGGCCCGTTGCTAGGGCGTGCCGCCAGTGCGCTGGGCTGGCCGGTGACTTCGGCGTTTTATCTGGCTGCACTGGCGAGTCTGGTCGGTGCGCTGCTGTTCTGGCGCCTCGGGGCTCGATTGAAAAGCACCCACGCCACGTCGGCGGCGAAAATCACTTGGCAAGCGACCACTCAGGTGCTCGGTTCACGCGCGGTGTTTGCGATCATCATGGTCGGGCTCGGCGGCTGCGTGTTTGGCGGCCTTTCGAGTTTTCAGACCAGTTACGCGACGGCGCGCTCGCTGGATTATTCGCTGTTCTTCCTCGGCTTCATGAGTGCAGCGATCAGCAGCCGGATGTTGATCGCCGGTTACGTGGTCAAGCGTGATCCGCTGCGCGCTTCTTGCCTGTTGTCGGGGCTGATGCTCGGCGCGATCGTGCTGTTCACTTTCGGGGTGCACAGCTCATTCACCTATTTGCTGGCAGCGCTGATGCTCGGCGTCGGGTATGGCCTGACGTATTCGGTGATCAACGGGCTCGCGGCGAACGAAGCGCCGACCGGCACCACTTCGCAAGCGTTGCTGTTGTTCAGCCTCTCGTATTTTGTCGGCGTGTTCGGCTTTCCGTTGCTGGCCGGGAAAATCATCGTCGAACAGGGCATGGCGACGTTGCTGCTCACGGTATTGGCCGCGGCGTTTGCGAACTGGCTGATCACCGTGGGTCGTCTGCTCTGGCGTCGACTCAATATCAAAACCGCAGCGGCAACCTAGACCGTTCGTCGTTCATCAGGCACCAATCCGCTCAGAGGGCAGACCAACGACAGGTAAGGATTCCAATCACTGGAGAAGCCCTATGATTCCGTCAAGGTTGACCGCTTTCGTATTCAGCGCCCTGCTCTGCCCTGCGGTTTTCGCCGCATCCGCCACCGCTGCGGGTACCGGCCCTACCGACCCGACCCCGCCACGCGCCCCCGCCATCAACAGTGCTCCCGGAATGAACACCGATGGCTCCGGCGTGCCCTTGATCAATCAGCCTCCCGCCACCGGTACTGATCCGCGCACCCAAGGCAGTGACCCGGGTCGTCAGGGCGGGATGAACACCCCCGATGCCCCCGCAACGCCAGACAATGCTGGCCCCGGCATCGGCTCTAAAACCACCACAGGTGGCTCCGGTTCCGAAGGCTCCGGTCAGTAGTTCGCCGACGCGAGCGTCCTATTCAATCCAATGAAGAGGTAACCATGAACGTCGATAAAAACCTGGAAAAAGAAGTCCTCACCCGCCTGCTGCACGCCCACCCTAGCGGACTGGGCAAGGAAGTACTGGACAATTACCGGGGCGAGAAAGTCGTGGCCGGCGCCCTCGCCGCCCTGCAGGATCGCGGACTGATTCACCATGGTCATGTGACCTGCAACGAGGCTGGCGAACATTCGTTGAACCTGCCGATCAAGCTCAGTGCCGCCGGCGTTGAAGCGGCACGCAAGCTGGATCTGCAGTAGTCCTGAGGTCGCTCGCTGCCGATGCGGCGAGCGGCCGAACTTGCACACTAGAGGAGAAATCCCATGCCT
Encoded here:
- a CDS encoding IclR family transcriptional regulator; its protein translation is MQEDAPEKTKDAAPTGTQTLLRGLGVVQAVASGARDLKEIARLIGTTRSTTHRLASCLVDERFLRVVPQVGYLLGPKLIELGFQAREELPLVSLAGPYLDELSALTGDTVHLGIREGDEVLYLLKNPGRNGPEMRSRVGHRMPLARTGIGKALMLDDSPKDWQRLYDISLPAGGKSQFWPQHPQQSWEQLEQRMTEYVAGGYAFDLEDNEPSIRCVAAPIRDASKGIVAAISIASTVPYMPLEKMAELIPLIKGVTARLSAELGLKV
- a CDS encoding MFS transporter, whose translation is MQPQTLTGQASLVTPSRKRFFIMVLLFITVVINYLDRSNLSIAAPALTSELGIDPIHVGLIFSAFGWTYAAMQIPGGWLVDRVPPRILYSVALLLWSLATVMLGFAASFIALFVLRMAVGALEAPAYPINSRVVTTWFPERERATAIGFYTSGQFVGLAFLTPVLAWLQHEFGWHMVFVATGAVGIIWAAIWYAVYREPRDFKGANEAEIDLIREGGGLVDIQQESAKVKAKFSWADLGIVLTKRKLWGIYLGQFCLNSTLWFFLTWFPTYLVKYRGMDFIKSGLLASLPFLAAFIGVLCSGFFSDFLIRRGCTVGFARKLPIIGGLLISTSIIGANFVESTPLVIAFLALAFFGNGLASITWSLVSTLAPARLLGLTGGVFNFIGNLSAIATPIVIGFLASGDSFAPAITYIAVLALVGALSYVLLVGKVERIEL
- the dgoD gene encoding galactonate dehydratase yields the protein MKITKLTTFIVPPRWCFLKVETDEGVTGWGEPVVEGRAHTVAAAVEELSDYLIGKDPRNIEDIWTVLYRGGFYRGGAIHMSALAGIDQALWDIKGKALGVSVSDLLGGQVRDKIRVYSWIGGDRPADTARAAKEAVSRGFTAVKMNGTEELQFLDSFEKVDLALANVAAVRDAVGPNVGIGVDFHGRVHKPMAKVLMKELDPYKLMFIEEPVLSENYEALKELAPLTSTPIALGERLFSRWDFKRVLSEGYVDIIQPDASHAGGITETRKIANMAEAYDVALALHCPLGPIALAACLQLDAACYNAFIQEQSLGIHYNESNDLLDYVKDPRVFDYDKGFVKIPNGPGLGIEINEEYVIERAAVGHRWRNPIWRHADGSFAEW
- a CDS encoding 2-dehydro-3-deoxy-6-phosphogalactonate aldolase produces the protein MLKQALAQNGLIAILRGLHPQEAGAVGEVLYTAGFRVIEVPLNSPSPYESIRILRNSLPADCLIGAGTVLTPEQVELVKEAGGQVIVMPHSDAKVLRAAKAAGLFLSPGVATPTEAFAALEEGADILKLFPAEQMGPAVVKAWLAVLPSGTVLAPVGGITPDNMQAFIDAGVKGFGLGSGLFKPGMTPEQVAVNAKAYVAAWKALR
- a CDS encoding 2-dehydro-3-deoxygalactonokinase yields the protein MLAQLIALDWGTTSLRAYKLAAGGVVLEQRALSSGIMQLPKAPRVINGCECADGFELAFDEACGDWLDAQPNLPVIACGMVGSAQGWREAAYCETPANVANLGNSLQTITSLRGTLVHIVPGVIQRSRLPNVMRGEETQVLGVLQSFPDEAGADLLIGLPGSHSKWVEVVDGCITHFDTFMTGEVFAVLSEHSILGRTLKQGAAFDVQAFDRGVQIAQSADGELGVLSTLFSARTLGLTGELSPTAQADYLSGLMIGHELAALATVQRRRCKKTNLPSIILIGNAQLCVRYRRALDACGFANVTLAEQATERGLWQLALAAGLIDSSSR
- a CDS encoding alpha/beta hydrolase, producing the protein MADGSATAETPAAPVAKKEPVTHTLTCKTDQSVKQVAVAMRDVMVFLVGGAGDQERYYVDGPNHNVDYVRKMVDADIEKLEVQKFCTTLPLGYNAFMSEEDLGKNVIGKISNCSTAVYIIGHSLGGWNGAHLSAVLTDRGYKVKMLITLDPVGHGKIVCGISKIYRQIPKPKAEYWVNIRAAAVDWNLSDLVADFGEQWEVTEGPNVMGRLDINHADANFMFDRELPGGKSARQILRESILKRTKG
- a CDS encoding PAAR domain-containing protein; translation: MSGKPAARITDPTACPLPGHGTNPIVSGSPDVFFDGLAAARMTDKSACGSPITGAVSGTVFINGLNAATLDSTGGHGNVVVGGSGTVIIGQSGGGAAFSGLLPMPVHFTDRLQVVNEADGEPVPYHPYTIQRGDGSEEPGVTDALGFTHTVSSHLAETIKLFVE
- a CDS encoding GNAT family N-acetyltransferase is translated as MTIDIRPATPSDAPQILAFITELADFEKARHEVIASVADIERSLFGEGATAHGLICLRDGVPIGFAVFFFSYSTWLGSNCLYLEDLYITPEQRGGGAGKTLLRHLAKIACDNDCGRFEWSVLDWNTPAIEFYKSLGAQPQEEWVRYRMDGKVLREFAEG
- a CDS encoding HD domain-containing protein; translated protein: MNLEFFTPVEALAAELLPHALEPSDDGAHDLAHLQRVWHNVRTLHVEEGGDLEVLLAAVLLHDCVAVEKNSPLRAQASRLAAEKASAVLAALDWPEEKITAVVHAIEAHSFSANIAPRTLEAKIVQDADRLDSLGMLGVARTFYIAGRMGSALYDAQDPEAKQRDYDDKRFCLDHFQTKLLHLADGFQTAAGQRLAQVRHQRLKGFMEQFKEEIGIV
- a CDS encoding MFS transporter translates to MSQATPKVSGKLFGLFCLASYLLSLSYGSTFLLSLLIGSRGGNEHDAGSVISAAMLSTFVAVLVSGHLSDWLGAARSIALFGLLLVAASLGFALSPGFGHLLLFFGLLLGLGWGVFYTLGPIIVASLVTPAQRAKYFALLSGSMMTGIGSGPLLGRAASALGWPVTSAFYLAALASLVGALLFWRLGARLKSTHATSAAKITWQATTQVLGSRAVFAIIMVGLGGCVFGGLSSFQTSYATARSLDYSLFFLGFMSAAISSRMLIAGYVVKRDPLRASCLLSGLMLGAIVLFTFGVHSSFTYLLAALMLGVGYGLTYSVINGLAANEAPTGTTSQALLLFSLSYFVGVFGFPLLAGKIIVEQGMATLLLTVLAAAFANWLITVGRLLWRRLNIKTAAAT